One Aquipuribacter hungaricus DNA segment encodes these proteins:
- a CDS encoding sensor histidine kinase produces MTFLLRLVVLAMVSVGLAARLAAGGGDHAVFVGLAVLFCVLAVTSFLGLTGRGTAFVQRHPLVALVDVLLVVGSLLVSGGTSGVVLLGLGSALLVGVLLPVRVSGPIAVLLVSGYLAAVLQSPGGSEASFLVLVGLPLVLVSFTAVGAAVRTSSLAEQAAVVQLVEARARAAAADERLRLARDLHDVVGKSLQGVALHAQVLPRMAGDHAGLDTQARRVADAAGEAVRSVRQVMSAMRAADPTTGLADAVEGAVRTWEHSTGRAARLQVQGAGHRASGTLVAELVATLSEALENVHRHAPGCPVEVTLDHGADRALLVVRDSGPGLDAGLAASAPARGHFGLVGMRERVEGLGGRLDLTETPGGGTTVTADVPTAPGDDDLLLAAPAGSRDDR; encoded by the coding sequence GTGACGTTCCTGCTCCGGCTCGTCGTGCTCGCGATGGTGTCCGTGGGGCTCGCCGCGCGGCTGGCGGCCGGGGGCGGCGACCACGCCGTCTTCGTCGGGCTCGCGGTGCTGTTCTGCGTGCTCGCCGTGACGAGCTTCCTCGGGCTGACGGGCCGGGGGACGGCCTTCGTCCAGCGCCACCCCCTGGTGGCGCTGGTCGACGTGCTGCTGGTCGTGGGCTCCCTGCTGGTGTCCGGCGGCACGTCCGGCGTGGTGCTGCTCGGGCTGGGCTCCGCCCTGCTGGTCGGGGTGCTGCTGCCGGTGCGGGTGTCCGGGCCGATCGCCGTGCTCCTCGTCTCCGGCTACCTGGCGGCCGTCCTGCAGTCCCCGGGCGGCTCCGAGGCGTCCTTCCTCGTGCTCGTCGGGCTGCCGCTCGTCCTCGTCTCGTTCACCGCGGTCGGCGCGGCGGTCCGCACCAGCTCCCTGGCCGAGCAGGCCGCCGTGGTCCAGCTCGTGGAGGCCCGGGCCCGGGCGGCCGCGGCCGACGAGCGGCTCCGGCTGGCCCGCGACCTGCACGACGTGGTCGGCAAGTCGCTGCAGGGCGTGGCGCTGCACGCCCAGGTGCTCCCCCGGATGGCCGGCGACCACGCGGGGCTGGACACCCAGGCGCGCCGGGTCGCCGACGCCGCCGGGGAGGCGGTCCGGTCCGTGCGCCAGGTCATGTCGGCGATGCGCGCCGCCGACCCGACCACCGGCCTGGCCGACGCCGTCGAGGGCGCCGTCCGGACCTGGGAGCACAGCACGGGCCGGGCGGCCCGCCTGCAGGTGCAGGGGGCAGGCCACCGGGCCTCGGGCACCCTGGTCGCCGAGCTCGTCGCCACGCTGTCGGAGGCGCTGGAGAACGTCCACCGGCACGCCCCGGGCTGCCCGGTGGAGGTCACCCTCGACCACGGGGCGGACCGGGCGCTCCTCGTCGTCCGCGACTCCGGTCCGGGGCTCGACGCCGGGCTGGCCGCCTCGGCACCGGCACGCGGGCACTTCGGCCTGGTGGGCATGCGCGAGCGGGTCGAGGGGCTCGGCGGCCGGCTGGACCTGACGGAGACCCCCGGGGGCGGCACGACCGTCACCGCCGACGTCCCGACCGCACCGGGGGACGACGACCTGCTCCTCGCCGCTCCCGCCGGCTCCCGGGACGACCGGTGA
- a CDS encoding response regulator translates to MTAPAAPSPPDAGAAAVRVLVVDDNAVVRSGVVALLGLSPGIEVVGEASNGQQACTLLPRLAPDVVLLDVNMPVMDGVTAAGRISPTAAVLMTTFDDTSDRVRAALAAGARGYLVHGSFDADELVASVLAVHRGSGVFSAAAMTALSAPAAPVHAHRDVYDLSERQREVMDLIARGLGNREIATTLFLSEKTVKNHVNHIFARLGVTTRSQAVALWLDGPA, encoded by the coding sequence GTGACGGCCCCCGCGGCACCCTCGCCGCCCGACGCGGGCGCCGCTGCGGTCCGGGTGCTGGTCGTGGACGACAACGCCGTCGTGCGCTCGGGCGTGGTGGCGCTGCTGGGGCTGAGCCCCGGGATCGAGGTGGTGGGCGAGGCGTCCAACGGCCAGCAGGCCTGCACGCTGCTCCCGCGCCTGGCTCCGGACGTCGTGCTGCTGGACGTCAACATGCCGGTGATGGACGGCGTGACGGCGGCCGGCCGCATCTCGCCGACCGCGGCCGTGCTCATGACGACCTTCGACGACACGTCCGACCGGGTGCGTGCCGCGCTGGCGGCGGGTGCGCGCGGGTACCTGGTGCACGGCAGCTTCGACGCCGACGAGCTCGTCGCCAGCGTGCTCGCCGTCCACCGGGGCTCGGGCGTGTTCTCGGCGGCGGCCATGACGGCCCTCAGCGCCCCCGCGGCGCCGGTGCACGCCCACCGCGACGTGTACGACCTCAGCGAGCGGCAGCGCGAGGTGATGGACCTCATCGCCCGGGGGCTGGGCAACCGCGAGATCGCGACGACGCTGTTCCTGTCCGAGAAGACCGTGAAGAACCACGTCAACCACATCTTCGCCCGGCTCGGTGTCACCACCCGCAGCCAGGCGGTCGCGCTGTGGCTCGACGGGCCGGCCTGA
- a CDS encoding OmpA family protein: MINNHAARRAPGVRRAVRTGGALLAVALVGTAGAATASSPAPSDDGPTGPRPAGETLTSAEGVEVPVHGVVQYPAADGSDTPTQVTAAVHGVQRVDGATVLYWSAGTRDPEGVNNAALGKRSYQPVRSWVVVNWTGYAVLSDPARLTGYDGSTVDGQTNLSSPASAFPPDETGTMWVMFQVFPELDASTTTVDVTLGTGHTITDVPVGEGPLTPALPADEPIALGDGWPEVDASLLSADATPEASIFPLASTRVAVDGSATIVEETEEVRVELAADVLFPVDSADLGPEAVARLQELATTISADATGGPLGIVGHTDSDAGTDYNLDLSQRRAQAVADVLLPLLQVDGLQPSVEGRGEAEPVQPNSTPEGKQANRRVTVSYVPAPTTEAAP; the protein is encoded by the coding sequence ATGATCAACAACCACGCCGCCCGACGGGCACCGGGGGTCCGTCGAGCTGTCCGCACCGGCGGTGCGCTGCTGGCCGTCGCCCTGGTCGGCACCGCCGGGGCCGCGACCGCGTCCTCGCCGGCCCCGTCCGACGACGGCCCGACGGGCCCGCGACCGGCCGGCGAGACGCTCACCTCCGCCGAGGGCGTCGAGGTCCCGGTCCACGGGGTCGTCCAGTACCCGGCCGCCGACGGCTCGGACACCCCCACGCAGGTCACGGCTGCCGTCCACGGCGTCCAGCGGGTCGACGGCGCCACCGTCCTGTACTGGTCCGCGGGCACGCGCGACCCCGAGGGCGTCAACAACGCCGCCCTCGGCAAGCGCAGCTACCAGCCCGTGCGCAGCTGGGTCGTCGTCAACTGGACCGGGTACGCCGTCCTCAGCGACCCCGCACGCCTCACGGGGTACGACGGCAGCACGGTGGACGGCCAGACCAACCTCAGCAGCCCCGCCTCGGCGTTCCCCCCGGACGAGACGGGCACCATGTGGGTGATGTTCCAGGTGTTCCCCGAGCTGGACGCCAGCACCACGACCGTCGACGTCACGCTCGGCACCGGGCACACCATCACCGACGTGCCCGTGGGCGAGGGTCCGCTCACCCCGGCCCTGCCGGCGGACGAGCCCATCGCCCTCGGCGACGGCTGGCCCGAGGTCGACGCCTCGCTCCTCAGCGCGGACGCCACCCCGGAAGCCTCGATCTTCCCGCTGGCCAGCACCCGGGTAGCCGTCGACGGCTCCGCCACCATCGTCGAGGAGACCGAGGAGGTGCGGGTCGAGCTGGCCGCGGACGTCCTGTTCCCCGTCGACAGCGCGGACCTGGGTCCCGAGGCCGTGGCCCGGCTGCAGGAGCTGGCCACCACCATCTCCGCCGACGCGACCGGCGGACCGCTGGGCATCGTCGGGCACACCGACAGCGACGCCGGCACCGACTACAACCTCGACCTGTCGCAGCGCCGCGCCCAGGCCGTCGCGGACGTCCTGCTGCCGCTGCTGCAGGTCGACGGCCTCCAGCCGTCGGTCGAGGGCCGCGGCGAGGCCGAGCCGGTGCAGCCCAACTCGACCCCGGAGGGCAAGCAGGCCAACCGGCGCGTCACCGTCAGCTACGTGCCCGCCCCGACCACGGAGGCCGCCCCGTGA